Sequence from the Salvelinus namaycush isolate Seneca chromosome 24, SaNama_1.0, whole genome shotgun sequence genome:
tgcttttcaaaaaacatggacatttctaagtgacaccaagcttttgtgtgtgtgtgtgtacaaaggaatgtcaattgaaaaaaggtcaaacgaaacgaTGTGCAGCTACTTTCCAGTCTTTCCAGCCTTTCCAGCATCAATTTGAAAAGgttgttagatgtgttgttggcCAGCTCCTTTGAACAACAGTGTCTTGaagagagagcacattttctatgccaggagaaatcacgcctcattagctcattgttatagaTGTGtctaaataaatgtcactagaaaactgcttaaacaaatgcaaatgccaTCGCacttgttattctggctgcactgtttgacgcgACTGTAAATTAGCAGTAGTTGGCTAGCTatcaagcaagggataagaacattgtCAGACAgtaatggaacatttagaacgaacgactgggttgcgtccaaagatacagaacaaaaagactgaacgactgggtcgcatatctggcaaccgaaccgatagaacgaacgaccagccgggtTGGGTAGCAACCCgggatttgtgtcgggactatatcaaattcaaattcaaactgctttattggcatgaaaaacattgtgtcaatattgccaaagcaacaatgtatacaatatacattgtaataaaattataaacaacgacaaataataatatagaatggcagtaaataataatacagaattaaatataaaaatagtaacaataaaatggtaacgtcaataatcgaatgtaataaaaaaatgaaactataactaacttataactaaataacggtcatcttcaccattacatatCTCTTATATTACATATCTTATATTACAtatatatcttgtggaaggatgaaataatatgaataaattaatcaaaatattttttattaaacTGTCAATCATTATTTCAATATGTTGGAAAACCCGGTTTGCCAGTCATCGACTTTGTCTCGGGACTAACAACACccttgccaatatatcctccaaacaccggcttctcggacattatcacttaattataccatggcattgttgaatacttgtttctgattggcttgaaggacATTCTAGAgcatgcattatttccctataatgcACAGTATATTAGCATGGTAGAATTCAGTGGCTATAGTTCATTTTTACATGTTTGAgttgcttttgaaagcaaaagtagaattgaaaacattattggcattgttgaatttgtttttcataatagcaagctagtactgatggtttggttagctgaacaagcaagtctgtttgtttggctaccaaggcaactactgtcGCTATcaagtaaacttgctagctacttcagtggatgttgaacacatttctagcggCAAATGTGTTacattatagccatggtattaaaGGAATAATCAACTCGTGGCTCTATGCattctctggaaaacaatgcaACTCCTTGGAATGTGAGTTCCACTCCTCTAGACGTCATGGAACACATTTTCCACATTGTtaattattttccatagaatgcATAGCCGCTTgttgttgattatcccttacacaATGCCGATTACTATAATGTGAAGCTGGGGAAGTTAATGCATTATCCCATAATGTTTTCAATATTTCTGACCAATTTAAGATCAATCTGATGTAAATATATTATAACGCTTGGATGACTGGGAGTTCCAGTAAACAGCAATTTGCTGAATGACTTtttgcattagcctactttattccaatattttcATCATTCAGTGGTATTCAACCCCACAGTAATTCTTAATGGATTCATCCAGTTGTGGTCCAGAAAACAGACCACCACTAAGCATGCACTAAGCATGCACTATGTAAAGTGATGGGATGGTTACAGTCTAGTAATGGGTGCTGTCTAGCAAATAAATGTCTCTAtgagtgctattatatgatacaatatcagtacttgttgcatttacaagTTGTTGAAGTCCCATCATCAAACTGATTTCAGCCTGTAGAATGACTGCGTGGTTTGAATGGAATATTGGCAGTTAATTTGCCAGTTCCTCTAAAACTGTCTGGCTAGTGCagaaattcattattttacacttatcacagcactggcaagCTTTGGTTGACCAAttccctgaccaaaatggctaCCTTTATCGTCTcatcataagaaggttcatgtccattctagtattcttaACTCTATGATAGTTTGTGCCAATGCCGCTTTGGCATTATGGCTACGTTTCATACTAAGCCGTAGACAGAACTTTACCGCAATCATGAATTGGTCGGTAGGCGGAATTAAAAGTACAGGCGTTCCTTTGTTTACTGGCAATACCTAAAGAAAAGCGTCAAAAAGTTGGGGGCTAAATGTCTTGGTATGTAAGGTGTATTCAACATGTTATAATCTTTTTAGGTGGAGCAGAACCCATTTTTGGGGTTTATGGCCATTGCTGTGGCTGTGTTGTGCTCCGGGTTTGCAGGTAATCTTGCTTTATCTTTATACCTTTTTAATATTCTATGATGATAATGGCAGGTAATCTAACGGTGTCCCTTTGTGTTTGAACAGGTGTGTACTTTGAGAAGGTCCTAAAGAGCTCAGACACATCCCTATGGGTGAGAAACATCCAGATGTACCTGTCTGGCATTGTGGTCACCCTCGCTGGAGTTTACATGACTGAGGGTGCTCAGGTCATAGAGAAAGGCTTCTTCTATGGTTACACGCCTTGGGTGTGCTTTGTAGTCTGTAAGTCAAAATTCAATATTGACACATGAACATATTCCTGATTTTTCTACAATGCACGGagaaatgtatatttaaaaaagaaaaaaatgtcCTAACCTAAATGTGTGCGGTACATTGAATTTACATTTGGTATTTTCTTCTTCCAGTTTTGGCCAGTGTGGGTGGTCTGTACACATCAGTGGTGGTGAAGTACACAGACAATATCATGAAAGGCTTCTCTGCTGCAGCCGCCATCGTTCTCTCTACTGTGGCATCCGTCACTCTGTTTGGGCTACAGATAAGTGAGTCAAATCATTCACATCTTGGTGGGCATGGACTATCATAAGTTACTGTTCAGCCACTAGGCTTTGTGTGGTCTCTGACACTCGAGTACTAAtataggattttttttttcagcCATTGTGGCAAGTGTCGTGGGGGGTGCATTGCTACTAGCGCAATGACATGCTACCTGTTCCCATAAACTTCCAGTCATTAAGCCAACCACTATCCATTTGTGTGTTGTGTCAGAAATGTATCTTTATTTCTAAATtaatgaatataggggaaacattGCTTAGAAAAAAATAATCTGAAAATATTTTTGAGTGAATTCATCAATAGTCCATGGCAGGTTTTCAGTAACTATTTTCCCTTTTCATGCAGCTACTACCTTTGCTTGTGGAGCAATGCTGGTGTGTGTCTCCATATACCTTTATGGACTTCCGAAACAAGACACCACCAAGCTTCCAAGAGCAGACACCGACAAGGAGGCCAGGCAGAAACTGATCACTGTTTGAAGCCTGGGTCTGGAATAACAAAGGTTTATGGTCTTTCCTGACCTCTGTGTTGGAGCTGCCCATGAGGCTCTCTTTTCACACTGCGGTCTATTGTTGTCCCATAAGAGCGTTGGGCAAGGAACTTAAATAATATAGATTAATCATTATATCAGTAATGATGGAGCGTAAGGGAAGTGTGGCGCTGAGGCAGAATGTATGCGTAGACAATAAATA
This genomic interval carries:
- the slc35a1 gene encoding CMP-sialic acid transporter, which translates into the protein MANEPVSVMFKVYCLSVMTLVAATYTVVLRYTRTVSSTAMYFSTTAVCITEVIKLFLSLGMLTKETGSFGRLKASIVEHVFWSPKELLKLSVPSVVYAVQNNMAFVALSNLDAAVYQVTYQLKIPCTALCMVLMLNRSLSRLQWFSVFMLCLGVTLVQWKPAEATKVQVEQNPFLGFMAIAVAVLCSGFAGVYFEKVLKSSDTSLWVRNIQMYLSGIVVTLAGVYMTEGAQVIEKGFFYGYTPWVCFVVFLASVGGLYTSVVVKYTDNIMKGFSAAAAIVLSTVASVTLFGLQITTTFACGAMLVCVSIYLYGLPKQDTTKLPRADTDKEARQKLITV